In Pirellulales bacterium, a single window of DNA contains:
- a CDS encoding GNAT family N-acetyltransferase — protein MALSYFKRFRMEIDLRGRDFSAIRLPRDFYFVPWKPELLDVHAQTKYLSFCDEIDSNVFPCLSDMPSCRRLMAEIVGKAGFLADATWLVAKTGENGQGICCGTVQGVIDKTGSGSIQNLGVLPKFRGFGLGTALMQRALIGFQRRNLRRAVLEVTAQNSGAVRLYKRLGFYRAKTVYKTVEAAYV, from the coding sequence ATGGCCCTGTCGTATTTCAAACGCTTCCGGATGGAGATCGACCTGCGAGGACGCGATTTCAGTGCCATCCGCCTGCCGCGAGACTTTTATTTTGTGCCGTGGAAACCAGAGTTGCTGGATGTCCACGCGCAGACAAAATATCTTAGTTTTTGTGACGAGATCGATTCCAACGTTTTTCCGTGCCTGAGCGACATGCCAAGCTGTCGGCGGTTGATGGCGGAGATCGTTGGCAAAGCTGGATTTCTCGCAGATGCGACATGGCTCGTGGCAAAAACAGGTGAAAACGGCCAGGGAATCTGCTGCGGCACGGTTCAAGGCGTGATCGACAAGACCGGCAGCGGCTCGATTCAAAACCTCGGAGTACTGCCAAAATTCCGCGGATTCGGTCTAGGAACGGCCCTGATGCAACGCGCTCTGATTGGGTTTCAGCGGCGGAATTTGCGTCGTGCCGTGTTGGAAGTTACCGCTCAAAACTCTGGCGCAGTGAGGCTATACAAACGCTTGGGGTTCTACCGGGCCAAGACTGTTTACAAGACGGTTGAAGCTGCGTACGTATAA